Below is a genomic region from Variovorax sp. J2L1-78.
CGGCTTCAAACCGGCTTCAAGGCGGACTGAGGGCGAAACCTGCGCGCCAGCATCAACGCATCAGCGCCTCGATCTCGTCGGCGTCGACCGGCGCGTCGCGCGTGGTCAGCTCGCAGCCGTCGGGCGTGACGATGGCGTCGTCCTCGATGCGGATGCCGATGTGGTGGAACTGCGCCGGCACGCCCTCGCCCGGCCGCACGTAGATGCCGGGTTCGATGGTCAGCACCATGCCCGGATGCAGGATGCGGCTCGGTCGGTTCTTGATGGTCTCGCCGCTCAGCGGGTCCTTGCGTTCGCTCACCTCGCCCTGCTGCGTGGGCTCCACGTAGCTGCCGCTGTCGTGCACGTCCATGCCCATCCAGTGGCCGGTGCGGTGCATGTAGAAGGGAAAGTAGGCGCGCTGCTCGATCACGTCCTCGAGGCTGCCGACCTTGTTCGCGTCGAGCAGACCGACGTCGAGCATGCCCTGCGCGAGCACCTTCACGGCGGCCTCGTGCGGGTCGTTGAAGCGGTTGCCGGCCTTGGTCGCGGCCACGGCGGCGACCTGGCTGGCCAGCACGATGTCGTACAGCGCGCGCTGCGGGCCGGTGAATTTACCGTCGGCGGGGAAGGTGCGGGTGATGTCGCTGGCGTAGCCGTCGAGCTCGCAGCCGGCGTCGATCAGCACCAGCTCGCCGGGGCGCACCGGCGCGGCATCGGCGTGGTAGTGCAGCACGCAGGCGTTGGCGCCCGCGGCCACGATCGACGGGTAGGCCGGGTACTGCGAGCCGCCCCTGCGGAATTCATGCAGCAGCTCGGCGTCGAGGTGGTACTCGCGCAGGTCGCTGCCCTCGCGCAGCATGCGGGCCGAGGCCTGCATGGCGCGCACATGGGCGCCCGCGCTGATCTTGCCGGCGCGCCGGATGATGTCGAGCTCGTGCGCGTCCTTCACCAGCCGCATCTCGTCGAGCGGGCCGCACAGGTCGCGCTGCTGGTCGGGGCACATCGCGCCGAAGCGCACGCGCGAGCGGACCGACGACAGCCAGCCGTCGATGCGCGACTCCAGCCCCTTGTGCGTGGCGAAGGGGTACCAGACGGCGGCCGTGTTCTCCAGCAACCGGGGCAGCTTGGTGTCGAGTTCGGTGACGGGGCAGGCGGCGTCGACACCCAGCGCTTCGGGCGCGGCTTCGGGGCCCAGCCGGTGGCCGTCCCAGATCTCGCGCTCCAGGTCTTTGGGCGCGCAGAACAGGGTGGCGTGCCCGCTGCCGGTCAGCACCAGCCAGGCGTTGGGTTCGGTGAATCCCGTCAGGTAATAGAAGTAGCTGTCGTGACGGTAGAGGTAGTCGCTGTCGCGGTTGCGCGGGCGTTCCGGCGCGGTCGGAATGACGGCGATGCCACCGGGCCCGATAGTTGCTGCAAGACGATTGCGTCGGGCTATGTAGAAGGAAGTATCCATTGCTGTAACCATGCTGCCGTTTTGTAACGGCACAGTGTGGCATCTCTGCCGACGTGAGCAAAGAATTGAAAGAAGAGTTCCTGTTGTCAGACTAAAAATGTACAAACGCGCCACTGTCAATCAGAGGATTCCTACATTGTTCACAGTTACTGAAAATAAATTCGCAATGTCGCTGGTTTTGGCGGCGGCATTGGTCGGGTGCGGCGGTGGTGGCGGCGGCGGCGGGACCGGTACCACGGCCTCGGGCAGCAGCAATGTCAGCAGCACCACGCAGGCCGACGGCGTGGGCGGTGCGAGCGGTGGTGCTGGGGGCGCAAGCGGCGCCACAGGCACCGTCCCGATCCAGAACGATGTCGTGGACAGCACCGTGAAC
It encodes:
- a CDS encoding aminopeptidase P N-terminal domain-containing protein; the encoded protein is MDTSFYIARRNRLAATIGPGGIAVIPTAPERPRNRDSDYLYRHDSYFYYLTGFTEPNAWLVLTGSGHATLFCAPKDLEREIWDGHRLGPEAAPEALGVDAACPVTELDTKLPRLLENTAAVWYPFATHKGLESRIDGWLSSVRSRVRFGAMCPDQQRDLCGPLDEMRLVKDAHELDIIRRAGKISAGAHVRAMQASARMLREGSDLREYHLDAELLHEFRRGGSQYPAYPSIVAAGANACVLHYHADAAPVRPGELVLIDAGCELDGYASDITRTFPADGKFTGPQRALYDIVLASQVAAVAATKAGNRFNDPHEAAVKVLAQGMLDVGLLDANKVGSLEDVIEQRAYFPFYMHRTGHWMGMDVHDSGSYVEPTQQGEVSERKDPLSGETIKNRPSRILHPGMVLTIEPGIYVRPGEGVPAQFHHIGIRIEDDAIVTPDGCELTTRDAPVDADEIEALMR